Genomic segment of Pacificitalea manganoxidans:
GTATCCGACAGGCGCAAATCCAGCGTGATATCGGGATAGGCTGCGTGAAACGCGGGCAGGAGCGGCATGATATGCAGCTGCGCGAAACTGCTCGGCGCGGCGAAACGCAGGGTGCCGGAGGGCTTTTTCGCATTCAGGCCAAGCGCGGCGCGCCCAGCTTCTGACTGGGCGAGGATTTCGCGCGCATACGGCAGAAACGCCGCGCCCTCCTGCGACAGCGACACCTTGCGCGTGGTGCGGTGCAGCAATTCCGCGCCCAGTTCGTGTTCCAGCTTGGCCAAGCGGGCGCTGGCCATCGCGGGCGCAAGGCCAAGGCTCCGCCCCGCCGCGCTGATATTGAGCCGCTCCGCCGCCGCAACGAACAGGCGCAGGGTTTGAATATCCATCGCCATTATCCTGAAAATCGGAAAACTGAACTCCGATATGCGGCATTTATATGCGATTTGAAAGGTGTATCTCTGCACTCAAGCGATCTGCAAAGGACATCCCCCATGAAAGCTATCGGCTACACCCAGACCGGCCCCGCGACCCAGTTGCGCGAACAGGACGTGGCGCGGCCCTCTCTGCGCCCGCGTGATCTGCTGGTCGCGGTCAAGGGCATCTCGGTCAATCCCGTCGATGTGAAGCTGCGCGCCGCCCGCGCCCCCGAAACCTTTGGCATTCTGGGCTTCGATGCGGCTGGCGTGGTGGTGGAAACCGGCGCCGAGGTCACAGGCTACGCGGTCGGGGACGAGGTGTTCTATGCCGGGGATGTCACGCGCGACGGCACCAATGCTGCGCTGCATGCCGTGGATGAACGCATCGTCGGGCGCAAACCCGCCTCGCTCGATTTTGCCGAGGCCGCCGGGATGCCGCTGACCGCGATCACCGCGTGGGAAATGCTGTTCGACAGCTTCCGCCTGACTGAAGGCGCGGGCGCGGGCCAAAGCCTGCTGGTGATCGGCGGGGCAGGCGGTGTCGGTTCGATCCTGATCCAGTTGGCCAAACGGCTGACTGGGCTGACCGTGATCGCCACCGCGTCCCGCCCCGAAACGCGCGACTGGGTGCGCCAGATGGGGGCCGATCACGTGATCGACCATCGCGGCGACATGGCGGGCCAATTGCGCGATCTGGCGCTGCCCCCCGATTACGTCGCCGCCCTGACCGCCACCGGCCAGCATTGGCCCGCCATTGTCGAACTGATCGCGCCGCGCGGCCACATCGCGCTGATCGACGATCCGCAGGGCCTCGACATTGCCCCCGCCAAACCCAAGGCGCTGACGCTGAGCTGGGAATTCATGTTCACCCGGTCGATGTTCGAAACGGATATGGAGGCGCAGCGCGACCTGCTGAACCGGGTGTCCGAGATGCTGGATACCGGGGTGCTGATCTCCACCGTGACGGAGCGGGCCGAAACGCTGACCGCGCAGACCCTCGCCGCCGCGCATGAGCGGCAGGAAAGCGGGCGTGTCATCGGCAAACAGGTCGCACCCGGCCTGTCGGCCTGACCCGGCGGTTCGCTGCCCGCCCCGACACATCCCGCCAGACCGCCCGCCAGACGCATCAGAAACGAGGCCCCCATGCGCGATCACGCCGACAGCTTTCCGCAGATCAATCGCGGCTTTGATGCGACGTTCACGCCCGGGCGGCTGAGCCTTGGGCTTGTGGTGCCGGTCGCCGCCTATCCCGACAGCCCGGTGCCGGACATGACCGGGCATCTCGCGCGGGTCCAGCAGGCCGAGGCTCTGGGCTTCCGCGCGGTGTGGCTGCGCGACGTGCCGTTCAACGTGCCAAGTTTCGGGGATGCCGGGCAGCTTTACGATCCGTTCACCTACCTTGGCTATCTCGCCGGGCAGACCACGGATATCGCGCTTGGCGCGGCCTCCATCGTGCTGCCCCTGCGCCATCCCGCGCATGTGGCCAAGGCCGCGGCCTCGGTCGATCATCTGTCTGGCGGGCGGCTGATCCTTGGCGTGGCCTCGGGCGACCGGCCCGAGGAATACCCCGCGATGAATGTCGATTTCGCGCAGCGCGGGAACGCGTTCCGCGAGGCGTTCGATTATATTCGCGCGATGGGCACGCCCGCCCCGCGCATCACCACCCGGTTCGGCCAGACCGACGGCACCATCGACATGCTGCCAAAGCCGCACGGCCCCCGCTTGCCGCTGCTCGTCACCGGATCGAGCCGCCAGTCCCCCGACTGGATCGCGCAGAATGGCGATGGCTGGATGACCTATCCGCGTCCCGGTCAGGCGCAGGACCGCGTGCTGGCGGAGTGGCGCGTCCGGCTGGCGGCCCTGAACCAGCCGCCAAAGCCGGTGCTGCAACCGCTCTATATCGACCTGACCGACGATCCCGATGACGGGCCGGAGCCGATCCATCTGGGCGTGCGGGCCGGGCACCGCTGGCTGAGCGGCTATCTCAGACAGCTTGAAACGATCGGCGTGCACCATGTCGCCCTGAACCTGCGGTTCAACCGCGCGCCCATCGACCAAACGCTCGACCGGCTGGCGCGCGATGTGCTGCCGCAGTTTGCCTGAAAGGACCACCAGATGAAAACCATCCTGATTACCGGCGCGACGCAGGGGCTGGGCCGGGCCACCGCGCAGGCCTTGGCCGAACAGGGCCATGCGCTGATCGTGCACGGGCGCGATGCGGCGAAACTGGCCGATGTCGCCCGCGACCTGCGCCGGACCGGGGCGACGATCACGACCGAGGTTGCGAACCTGTCCGATCCCGCAGAGGTCGCCGCGATGGCCCGGCGCGTGGGGCAGAGCCGCGCCCGGATCGACGTGCTCATCAACAATGCCGGTGTGTTCAAAACCGCCCGGACCGAGGCAGGCGGGCGTGACGTGCGCTTTGCGGTGAATACGCTCGCCTCCGCCCTGCTGGCCGCGCGGCTGGCACCGGAAATGCCACGGGACGGGCGCATCCTCCATCTGTCATCCGCCGCGCAGGCGCCGGTCGATTTGCAGGCGCTGAACGGCGCGCGGAAGCTGACCGATATGGAGGCCTACGCCCAAAGCAAACTGGCCATCACCCTGTGGAACCAGCGCTTTGGCGACGCGCATCCCGATGGCCCGGTGTCGCTGGCGGTCAATCCCGGCTCGCTGCTGGCGACGCGCATGGTGCGCGAGGGCTTCGGCACCTCCGGCAATGACCTCAATATCGGCGTCGACATCCTGACCCGCGCGGCCCTGTCGCCGGACTTCGCGCAGGCCACCGGGCGCTATTACGACAACGACGCCCGCAGGCTGGCGCCGCGCTACGACGATGCCACCGCCACGCAGGTTGCCGCGAAGATCGACGCGCTCCTGACCCAATTCTGACCCTCCCGAATAAGGATATTCCCATGAAAACCATGACCCTGACCGACTACGGCCCCGAGGCAGTATTCACCCCGACCGACACCCCCCGACCCACCGTGACGGCCGGCCATGTCGTCGTCCGGGTGAAGGCCACCAGCGTCAACACCATCGACACGATGATCAAGGACATGGGCGCCGACCTGCCGCTGTCGCCCGCGCTGCCCGCCGTGCTGGGCATGGATTTCGCCGGTGTGATCGAGGAGGTCGGCGCCGATGTCACCGGCTACGCCGTGGGCGATGAGGTCTATGGCTGTGCGGGCGGTCTGGCCGATCTGCAAGGGGCGCTGGCCGAATTCATGCTGGCCGACGCGCGCCTGATCGCGCCCAAGCCGCGCACGCTGACCATGCGCGAGGCCGCCGCGCTGCCGCTGGTCGGCATCACCGCATGGGAAGGTCTGCACCGCGCGGGCGTCTCCGAAGGCCAAACCCTGCTGGTGCAGGGCGGTGCGGGCGGCGTGGGCCATCTTGCCATTCAGATCGCCCGCCATCTGGGCGCCAAGGTCACGGCAACCGGCACGGGCGACGCGCAACTGGCCGTGATCGAGGGCTACGGCGCGTCGGCTGTGGATTTCAAGGTCGAGAAGATCGACGATTACGTTGCCGCGCACACTGGGGGCACCGGCTTTGACGCCGTGTTTGACACCGTCGGCGGCGCAAACCTGACCAATTCCTTTGCGGCGGCGGCGCTCAACGCGCATGTCGTCACCACCGTGTCGTTGCTGGAGCTTGACCTGACGCCGGTGCATTTCAAGGGCCTGTCGCTGCATGTGGTCTTCATGCTGCTGCCCATGCTGCATGATGTGGGCCGCGAGGTGCATGGCCAGATCTTGGCCGATCTCGCAGCGCTCGTGGATGCCGGAGCGGTGAAGCCGCTGCTTGATGCGGAAAGCTTCACGCTGGAGGAGGTCGGCGCCGCCTATGCCCGCCTGCAAAGCGGCAATGCCGTGGGGAAGGTCGTGGTCGAGGTCTAAGCGCCCCTGATCGATCCCTCTGGCGTCCCCCTCCACCGGGAGGGGGACGCCACCGACCACCCCCGCGCCCGGCCCGCACGCGTGCGCGGCCCGCATCGGGGCAAAAACTCCGACGGAAATCCCGGCCCGGTCCGTTAACAGCAGACTGCTGAGGTCACCGCCGTGTCAGCGCGCGCGGCTGCGCGGCGACCGGGGGTCCCCCGATCGTCACCCGATGCACGCTGTATCGGGCAGGTCACGGAACATTCGGCGCTGAATGTGGTTGGAACAAAAATTGGGATTTCTGATGACGCACACCTTGCCCGTGACCCTGCCTGATCTGCGCTGGATCTCTGCCTTTGTGGCCCTGTCTGCCGCTGCGGCCCACGCTCAGGACCCGTCGATTACCACTGGCCCGGCGGACACGACCATCCCGCAGCTTTACGACTGCGCAGGCGGGCGCCCCACCGCCGTCGGGCAGATCACGTCGCAGGATGGAACGGTCTGGACGGTTCCGGCGGACACGCAATTCGCCGATGCGCCCAAGGCCGCCGATTTATACAATGAATGCAACGGTGTGACACCCTCAAGCACGGCTGAGGCCGACATTGACAGCGTGCCGGTCATCGACGCGGGCGGGAGCGAGGAATTCACCGCCTACCTCTTTGGCGACAACTACTTCGAGCTTTATGCCAACGGGCAGTTGCTGGCCGTCGATGCCGTGCCCTTCACGCCCTTCAATTCAAGCGTCGTGCGCTTTACCGTCGAACGGCCCGTGACGCTTGCCGTGATGATGGTCGATTGGGAGGAAAACCTCGGGCTGGGCTCCGAACAGGGCCGGGGTGTCAGCTATAGTCCGGGGGATGGCGGGCTGACGATGCTGGTCACCGACGCCGCCGGAGAGGTGGTCACGCTTACCGATGAGACATGGCGGGCCGAGACATTCTACACCGGGCCGCTGGCCGATGCCGCCTGCCTCGACACGGACGGCCCCCTACGCGACAGCAGCGCCTGCGAGATACCGCGCAGCAATGACGGCTCCGCCTATATGGCGGCGCATTGGCCCGTGCCGACCGATTGGGTCGCGCCGGACTTCGACGATAGCGCATGGCCGCAGGCGACCACCTATGACAACGACACCGTCGGCGTCGCGAATAAGCCGTCCTTCACCAATTTCCCCGACCTGTTCGACCGGGCAGGCGCGGATGCGCAGTTCATCTGGTCGTCTAATCTGGTCCTCGACAACCTTGTGCTGCTGCGCCGCACGTTTGATTGAAGTTTCGGTCGGAGACGCCCGCTGCGCTCCGCGCTTATCCTGCCAGTCCGCGGTGCAAAGATTTGACTTCGGCGCAACATTTTGATCCACCACCCCGAACATCCGGGGAATTTGGCAGAAGCGGAACAAATGGCTGTGCGGGAAACACCAACACTCCAAGGGACACCGGACGTAACGCGCGCCGCGCGCCTGTCCGTTGCGCCCATGATGGATTGGACGGTTCTTTCTTAATTGTCACTATGAAATTAATTAACAAGGCAATCTGCATCTGTACCAAGTACCAAATTTTCATTTGTTGCGGGTCCCATACGCCTAGAGGATGATCGAGGGATCAGGGCGAGTCCCAAGGTCCTTCTGTTCGCGTACTGGGCCAAAATCTAGCCGGAAGATTGCCCTCAGACGCGTACATATCTCGCGACCTTTGCCCGTCCCTGAAGCTGGCGCCCTCGTGGGTCCACCGAAAGCCGACATTGCGGCTGAGCCGGAACTTGTCGCATCCAATGGTGCGGGGCGCGGCCGGCACGCACGCTATTCATCGAGGTTTTCCTGTCGGGAGATCGCGGACAGATCGAGGGTCAATGCTTGCAGCGACCGCGTCGTTTCCTCGTCGTGATGGGTCAGGAGATCAACAAGATCCTCCTGGTCCGGCTGCCCCAAAGCAAGGCGATAGAGCAGCCTCTGCGTCCTCAACTTTGCAAATCGATCAATATCGCGACTTTGGGGAAGCGCGAACAAATGTCGCTTCAGTTCCGCGCCTTCCATCGCCCACCAAGGGCTAAGGCCGGTCTTGTCATCCGAAAACGCCTGATCGGCGTCGCGTGCTATGACGTCCCACGGCGACGATGCTTGACCGCGCACCTGCGCCAATGCCTGTTCGCCCAGTTTTCGGGCGAGCGGTTGCCGGACGGTTAGCCCGCCGAAGCGCTGAACGCGGCCTTCTCGTTGCTCCAGGTCAACCGGGCTGGAACAAAGATCCCAGTGGCCGAGCCTGTCGCACCAGCTATGGAAATCGAGACCTTCCTGTCCGACAGAGGTCGTCGCCAAGACATGGGGCCAGAACGGTGTATTGAACGCGCTGCGGATTTCCTCAGAGCGCGCCGGTGGCGGTTCATTGACATCATGATCCTGCCAATGAGTCTCTGTCTCGGTGCCTCCAAACGGCACCGCAGCGTGACAGCGAATACGGATCTTGTCCTTTTTCTTCGCGCCCTTGAACCCGAAGTTGCCGACATTCGCTGCGAGCGCCGCCGACAGATCCTCGATTAGTCCATCAGGATTGACCTTGGATTTGCGTAGCCAGAAATGTTCGTCGAGAACGGCTTCCAAACAGCCATCAACGCACGCATCCTGATATTTTTGTGTGGCGTCCTCGCCGGGCAGGATCGACCAGAAAACAGGGCGATCCAGATAGGTGCGCAGCCGCGTCCAGCAGAAGCGGACAAGCCGCGCGAAATGCTGCTCCTGGTAATCGAAGAGCTCAGGAAGGTGGCGATAGAGTGCTCTGCCCGTCACCACGCCAGGGGCGCCGAGAGCCATATCCACCAGGGCGTCCAGCTCCCACCGGCTTAGCCAGGTGATGGCTTCTGCCTCTTGACGCTGTTTGAGCAAGGTTTGAAGCGTTGTATCCTTCGGGGCGACCCGACCCCAGCTCTTCTGGACAGCCGCGAACTCCCGAGCCAACGGCGCCTTTAGCGCGTGCTCAATGGCTGCGAGGATCGCCCACGCCGGTTTGCGTCGTCGGTTGCTTCGCGCATTCGGAGCCTCCGGCGCGATGGACGGTGGCAGCGCCCGAATAATCTGCTGCCGCGCCTTGGCCCTGATCTGCTTGATCGCCGCCTTGCCTTTCACATCGAGGGGATCGACAGCGCGGATCAGGAAAGGGCTCGGGTGAAACAGGGCGAGCGTGGGGCCTTGGTTCGGCTTCGGGTTCAGGTGGCGTTTCTTCCACGCGGCAGCGTAGGGAACATTGCTTTTCGCCACACATTTGCGCTCGACCTCAAGGCTGACAAGGGCTGCTAGGCTTTGCGGTGTGGCCCTGAACCGGCTGAAGATCAGCATCTTGGGCGATTGCGTCACCTTTGCCCATGGGCCGGAAGGCGCCCACCAAGTCAGCGAGGGCAACACCCACGGGAGGGCAAGGGCCTCCGTTGGCACAAGGCTGTTGAGAGCGCGGAGCTTGGCGCTTCCCCAACCCTCTTTGGGCGGTTTGAAGCAATTGGTGATTGCGAGCCGGGGGACGCTGCGCGTGGCGGGAAAATCTATTTTGCGAGAAATCTGGTATCGGTCCCCCAACGCTTGCGCAGGGAGTGGCACTGACAGCCAGTAGGCGATCGCGCTGCCTGCGAACTTGGGCGACACATGGTCGGTGAAATGGCGATAGACGTCGAGATCGTGAGGCTCGATCCTTACCGACGGCGGCGCAGGCTTTCCGGCAAGGTCGGAAACGGGACGCTCGGTCCGGGACATGAGCGGTGTGAGGAGCGCCTCGAGATGGTGCTTGAGCGCTTGCGCCTCTTCGATCGCGGCCGTTCGGGTATCGGGCGGCAGATGGCCGATCAAATGCAACAGATCGCCAAACCGACGAAACTGGGATTCGGCCTCGGCGCGTACAGCCGCCCCGCCCAGAAATTCGATAATCTCGAAAAATTCGACATGGGGGGCAACCCCAGCGCCGCTTTCCCAGCGCTCGGCATAGAAACGGTAGGGCGTGGCGGACAGGAGGAGGATCGGCGGCGGCGTCCCGCCATCTGTTCCCGCCAGAAGTTGACGCGCCAGGGGATTGTCGGCGCCTGCATTGAGCAGTTCGCGATAGCATTGGAACTCGTCGAAAATAACGAGATCGGGCGGGGCAGAATCCAGAGCTGCTTGAGCGAGCGCCTTCCGCATCCGACCCAAGCTCTGACCATGTTTGCTCGTATCGATCGCGTGCAGAATGTTTTCGCGGGCCGGCTTGCCAAATTCCGTGCGTAACGCTCGGCCATAGGCCGCCTTGAAGCGGGCGGAGACATTGTCGAATTTGCCCTGAGCTTCCTCGCACGCCCATGGCCAGCCAGACGTTGCGCCATATTCGATATAGCCTTCAGGAAAGGCTGCGGTCAGGCCGGGGTATAGTTCGTCCAACAGGAGCTTGATGAACGCGCGCTCGACAGCCTTGCCGCCGTAGAGGCGCTGCGAGCTGGAGAATGATGTGGTGGGTGTAAAGGCGTAGAGCCGCAGCTTACCCTTGCGCTTTTCCTCGAACGGAATGAGACCGACGCGGTCGATGATGGAGAGTGCGTCCTTGGCATCGTCCTTATCGAGGAAGCGCAGCAGTTCGACCTTATTCTGGTCAGCGACTTTG
This window contains:
- a CDS encoding SDR family NAD(P)-dependent oxidoreductase, with translation MKTILITGATQGLGRATAQALAEQGHALIVHGRDAAKLADVARDLRRTGATITTEVANLSDPAEVAAMARRVGQSRARIDVLINNAGVFKTARTEAGGRDVRFAVNTLASALLAARLAPEMPRDGRILHLSSAAQAPVDLQALNGARKLTDMEAYAQSKLAITLWNQRFGDAHPDGPVSLAVNPGSLLATRMVREGFGTSGNDLNIGVDILTRAALSPDFAQATGRYYDNDARRLAPRYDDATATQVAAKIDALLTQF
- a CDS encoding zinc-dependent alcohol dehydrogenase family protein, with the translated sequence MKTMTLTDYGPEAVFTPTDTPRPTVTAGHVVVRVKATSVNTIDTMIKDMGADLPLSPALPAVLGMDFAGVIEEVGADVTGYAVGDEVYGCAGGLADLQGALAEFMLADARLIAPKPRTLTMREAAALPLVGITAWEGLHRAGVSEGQTLLVQGGAGGVGHLAIQIARHLGAKVTATGTGDAQLAVIEGYGASAVDFKVEKIDDYVAAHTGGTGFDAVFDTVGGANLTNSFAAAALNAHVVTTVSLLELDLTPVHFKGLSLHVVFMLLPMLHDVGREVHGQILADLAALVDAGAVKPLLDAESFTLEEVGAAYARLQSGNAVGKVVVEV
- a CDS encoding DEAD/DEAH box helicase family protein; its protein translation is MSARSKPFQAATAKAATAALSGGNALRRFLVADEVGLGKTVVARDTLAALASKARKFTVYYITSGLKVADQNKVELLRFLDKDDAKDALSIIDRVGLIPFEEKRKGKLRLYAFTPTTSFSSSQRLYGGKAVERAFIKLLLDELYPGLTAAFPEGYIEYGATSGWPWACEEAQGKFDNVSARFKAAYGRALRTEFGKPARENILHAIDTSKHGQSLGRMRKALAQAALDSAPPDLVIFDEFQCYRELLNAGADNPLARQLLAGTDGGTPPPILLLSATPYRFYAERWESGAGVAPHVEFFEIIEFLGGAAVRAEAESQFRRFGDLLHLIGHLPPDTRTAAIEEAQALKHHLEALLTPLMSRTERPVSDLAGKPAPPSVRIEPHDLDVYRHFTDHVSPKFAGSAIAYWLSVPLPAQALGDRYQISRKIDFPATRSVPRLAITNCFKPPKEGWGSAKLRALNSLVPTEALALPWVLPSLTWWAPSGPWAKVTQSPKMLIFSRFRATPQSLAALVSLEVERKCVAKSNVPYAAAWKKRHLNPKPNQGPTLALFHPSPFLIRAVDPLDVKGKAAIKQIRAKARQQIIRALPPSIAPEAPNARSNRRRKPAWAILAAIEHALKAPLAREFAAVQKSWGRVAPKDTTLQTLLKQRQEAEAITWLSRWELDALVDMALGAPGVVTGRALYRHLPELFDYQEQHFARLVRFCWTRLRTYLDRPVFWSILPGEDATQKYQDACVDGCLEAVLDEHFWLRKSKVNPDGLIEDLSAALAANVGNFGFKGAKKKDKIRIRCHAAVPFGGTETETHWQDHDVNEPPPARSEEIRSAFNTPFWPHVLATTSVGQEGLDFHSWCDRLGHWDLCSSPVDLEQREGRVQRFGGLTVRQPLARKLGEQALAQVRGQASSPWDVIARDADQAFSDDKTGLSPWWAMEGAELKRHLFALPQSRDIDRFAKLRTQRLLYRLALGQPDQEDLVDLLTHHDEETTRSLQALTLDLSAISRQENLDE
- a CDS encoding zinc-binding alcohol dehydrogenase family protein — protein: MKAIGYTQTGPATQLREQDVARPSLRPRDLLVAVKGISVNPVDVKLRAARAPETFGILGFDAAGVVVETGAEVTGYAVGDEVFYAGDVTRDGTNAALHAVDERIVGRKPASLDFAEAAGMPLTAITAWEMLFDSFRLTEGAGAGQSLLVIGGAGGVGSILIQLAKRLTGLTVIATASRPETRDWVRQMGADHVIDHRGDMAGQLRDLALPPDYVAALTATGQHWPAIVELIAPRGHIALIDDPQGLDIAPAKPKALTLSWEFMFTRSMFETDMEAQRDLLNRVSEMLDTGVLISTVTERAETLTAQTLAAAHERQESGRVIGKQVAPGLSA
- a CDS encoding LLM class oxidoreductase; its protein translation is MRDHADSFPQINRGFDATFTPGRLSLGLVVPVAAYPDSPVPDMTGHLARVQQAEALGFRAVWLRDVPFNVPSFGDAGQLYDPFTYLGYLAGQTTDIALGAASIVLPLRHPAHVAKAAASVDHLSGGRLILGVASGDRPEEYPAMNVDFAQRGNAFREAFDYIRAMGTPAPRITTRFGQTDGTIDMLPKPHGPRLPLLVTGSSRQSPDWIAQNGDGWMTYPRPGQAQDRVLAEWRVRLAALNQPPKPVLQPLYIDLTDDPDDGPEPIHLGVRAGHRWLSGYLRQLETIGVHHVALNLRFNRAPIDQTLDRLARDVLPQFA